The DNA sequence GGGATTTGAAGCCAAAGTTTTTCAGGTTTGCAATCTGGGTTCCCTCTTTGCACGCATTCATCAAATGtctaaattaaaatacaaacaattttaattaTCGTTTTAGCGGAACTAAAGGTATTTTCATAACACCAAATTTCATTTGGAAACaggtaaaaaatttaaaacaaaagcaaattttagaGGAGGTCTAGGGTTCTGcaagttgctaaaaatatgtAAGCTGAAACGCCTCATCTGTGATAAAAAGTGATATCAAGTTATACCAATATGCCTACATGACCACCAATTTGTCACTTCAACTCGCAAAAGTCTGCCTCCTAGATGGGAAACCGACCTCTGGTTCAAAGACTTtgtgctttgaaaaatgcatagCTCTTTAATCATTTATTTCTGAGCTGTCCTGTCAATAAGACAAGATACTTCATTCCAAGAAATTGTATAAGTTCATCCTCACATGCATATCACATAGGGTAAATTTTTAGATTAGTTTCAAACATAAAAAGTTTCCAAATTttgtgtgacaaaaaaaattatttctacATTTCCCCCAGGAATCATTCTCTTACCTCTTTGTCTCCTTGCTTATTTCTCCGAAGATAAGGTCTAAAAGTATCACCAAACCTTAAGAAGTAATAATATGACACAAGTCTGTCCAGAGGCTTCCGAACAATGTTAATGTACAGTGGTCTGTTTCTCAgagaaaatctttcaaattCAACATAGGCAAGGTGTCCATGATAAACTGCAGGCATCTTTCGCCACCATGATGTTATGTTGTAAGCAAAAAGCATTTGATCAGGTACCGACATCACATGCATATTGCGTGACACATTCAGATGAATGGCATGGAACTTGTTTCTGCCACAAAGGTCATAAACAACACCCACAAAAGATGTGCTTCCTGTTTTAGGGACTCTATTATAAAAAATCACTaagtcatcatcatcttcaatTTGTCTTCTTGATTCAGATGCTTCTCCTTCAATGGAAGACTGAAAGTAAAAGGGAAGTCAGAGGTAATGTATTAAAATACTGCACATATCCCTATACGGTTCATGGTGGttaacaattctttttttcggTGGGGGTGAGATCAGACGTCAGCTTGTAAAGGGGCTGCTGGCAGCTGCTATCAGTCCATAGTTGATCTCACCCACTTAACTCACACATGCATATGAAGGAGGGACagaaggccagaccacaacactgggaacaccgtgccctactctttgtGAATAGCATGTGGGTTCTTTATCATCCCACAGAGTTATTTAcaaacaagggttgtgagacagGACCTCCGGCTTAAGGTCCTTATCTGAAAAGACTTAAAACACGAAGTAAGATATTCAAGAGAATTTTCCTCTTgacttttcataatttatcgATTAATGCACTGTTACAGAGGGTAAAATTGGAAAGGAACAGTTTGCTAGGGTATCACCACATTTAGAAAACGAAAATGTACAAGACATTTGATGTCATCCTCTGGCAGCATCACAATAtactgaagaaaaaattgttgaagTGAGGCCTTAATGAGTTGCTCTTTACAACTTTATTTCAAGCTTTTGCCGATCTGACGATGCTGTAGATCGGTGCAGCAAAAGCTTGAAATCAAGTTTCACAAAGCAGCTGAAGGCCTCACTTGAACAACAAGTTATTCTTCAATACGTATAAGCTTATGGGGTCTTTTGGTTTTGGCTCCACTAATGATGATGAGGATTGTCACAGTAATGATGAAATGACTATGAGAATCCTAATGGAAGGGTTtaataatgacgatgatgatgaatcCTAACTAATCGATCACCATGTACACCTTTTTGTCATAACAATACACAGAGATTGATTATGTAAGCCTACTAACACATAGTGGCGCAAATGTTAAAATGGGCTACTTTAAACCTTCCATTACCTTTTGCATGTTGCTGAATGACAAGCCTCTCAATCTCAAAGGATCAACTTGCAAAGGATTGGTTTGGtctgaagaaatgaaaacagaagGTATATTTAATATCCAATACATGACACTGTTTTGTTCCATAATTTACCaggtcagttttttttttataattaacagtaatttacagtattaaaaaaagataaaattaccCCTTACAAATTGTAAAGACACGTGCTAAGGAATAAGGTAACATAATCACATGATCACATGATGGaacaccaaaagaaagccaaTGCAATCATAATTATTCATATGATGTTAGAATTAATCAATAAAAAACACCAGTTTGAAAGTTTCAGACCTGTCAGATATGAAGAGAAATACTTTGAACAACATAACCAGGTGCCACCAAAAATCGAAATATCCCTATTAAGCATGCTGAGCGATTGACCTAAAATATCATGAACAGCATCGATATCTCTGTAAAACATCTgttgcaataattgtttttatgaAACATTGATTGTATAGTACCAACTCAGGTTGGacaattgaattttaatttattgttgtttgcACTCTCTTACCTccttaataaaataaaaatttagaaCAAAAGCCTTTTCATTTACGCGCTGCACTTTGTGAAGTTTCATCAGGATTCATACGATGACTTGTTACGACGAATGGC is a window from the Acropora palmata chromosome 1, jaAcrPala1.3, whole genome shotgun sequence genome containing:
- the LOC141868296 gene encoding heparan sulfate 2-O-sulfotransferase 1-like; this encodes MLCSRVIAIITRMIVNKCIVVCFFIALVILEVQILRSNAPSQNQRENDQTNPLQVDPLRLRGLSFSNMQKSSIEGEASESRRQIEDDDDLVIFYNRVPKTGSTSFVGVVYDLCGRNKFHAIHLNVSRNMHVMSVPDQMLFAYNITSWWRKMPAVYHGHLAYVEFERFSLRNRPLYINIVRKPLDRLVSYYYFLRFGDTFRPYLRRNKQGDKETFDECVQRGNPDCKPEKLWLQIPFFCGHAPQCWSPGNKWALEHAKRNLVEKYLLVGITEEIGDFIAILEATVPRIFKGATKLFTEGGKSHLRKTASKKPLERATIEHFEQSKIWKMENEFYEFANKVFQTAKKRALTTRRGMLEALPQQFFYEKIRPKNAK